One region of Rhodocaloribacter litoris genomic DNA includes:
- the groES gene encoding co-chaperone GroES: MSIKPLGDRVVVKPEPAEEKTSSGLYIPDTAKEKPQRGTVVAVGPGRVENGTKIDMTVKEGDTVLYGKYAGTEVRLGDEEYLIMRETDILGVIEE, from the coding sequence ATGTCCATCAAACCGCTGGGCGACCGCGTGGTCGTCAAACCCGAACCGGCCGAGGAGAAAACCTCCAGCGGGCTCTACATCCCCGACACCGCCAAGGAGAAACCCCAGCGCGGCACCGTCGTCGCCGTCGGCCCCGGACGCGTCGAAAACGGCACCAAGATCGACATGACCGTCAAGGAAGGCGACACGGTCCTCTACGGCAAGTACGCCGGCACCGAAGTCCGCCTCGGCGACGAAGAGTACCTCATCATGCGCGAGACCGACATCCTCGGTGTCATCGAAGAATAA
- the groL gene encoding chaperonin GroEL (60 kDa chaperone family; promotes refolding of misfolded polypeptides especially under stressful conditions; forms two stacked rings of heptamers to form a barrel-shaped 14mer; ends can be capped by GroES; misfolded proteins enter the barrel where they are refolded when GroES binds), translated as MAKQIIFNAEARAALKRGVDTLANAVKVTLGPKGRNVIIEKKFGAPTVTKDGVTVAKEIELEDKLENVGAQMVKEVASKTSDVAGDGTTTATVLAQAIMSAGLKNVTAGANPMDLKRGIDKAVEQVVERLRALSREIEGKQEIAQVATISANNDTAIGELIAEAFERVGKEGVITVEEARGTETTLEVVEGMQFDRGYLSPYFVTDAEKMEAVLEDAYILIHDKKISSMKDLLPILEKVAQMSRPLLIIAEDVEGEALATLVVNKLRGTLRVAAVKAPGFGDRRKAMLEDIAILTGGTVVSEEKGYRLENTTLDYLGRAKRIVIDKDNTTIVDGAGSPDQIKARANQIKQQIETTTSDYDREKLQERLAKLSGGVAVLKIGAATEPEMKEKKARVEDALHATRAAIEEGIVPGGGVAYIRSLPVLEELEVENEDQSIGVSIVRRALEEPLRQIAANAGLEGSIVVQRVKEGEGDFGFNARTEEYGSLLKQGVIDPTKVTRTALENAASVAGLLLTTESIVADKPEKEKASAAPDMGGMGGMDF; from the coding sequence ATGGCGAAGCAGATCATTTTCAACGCGGAGGCGCGTGCGGCGCTCAAGCGCGGCGTCGACACGCTGGCCAACGCCGTCAAGGTTACCCTCGGTCCGAAGGGCCGCAACGTGATCATCGAGAAGAAGTTCGGTGCGCCGACCGTGACGAAGGACGGCGTCACCGTCGCCAAGGAGATCGAACTCGAGGACAAGCTCGAGAACGTCGGGGCGCAGATGGTCAAGGAGGTCGCCTCGAAGACGAGCGACGTGGCCGGCGACGGCACCACCACGGCCACGGTGCTGGCGCAGGCGATCATGTCGGCCGGGCTGAAGAACGTCACGGCCGGGGCCAACCCGATGGACCTCAAGCGCGGCATCGACAAGGCCGTCGAGCAGGTGGTCGAGCGCCTGCGTGCGCTCAGCCGTGAGATCGAGGGCAAGCAGGAGATCGCGCAGGTGGCCACGATCTCGGCCAACAACGACACGGCCATCGGGGAGCTCATCGCCGAGGCCTTCGAGCGCGTGGGCAAGGAAGGGGTCATCACGGTCGAGGAGGCCCGCGGCACCGAGACGACGCTCGAGGTGGTCGAGGGGATGCAGTTCGACCGGGGCTACCTCTCGCCCTACTTCGTCACCGACGCCGAGAAGATGGAGGCCGTGCTCGAGGACGCCTACATCCTGATCCACGACAAGAAGATCTCCTCGATGAAGGATCTGCTGCCGATCCTGGAGAAGGTGGCGCAGATGAGCCGTCCGCTGCTGATCATCGCCGAGGACGTCGAGGGCGAGGCGCTGGCGACGCTGGTGGTGAACAAGCTGCGGGGTACGCTGCGCGTGGCGGCGGTGAAGGCGCCGGGCTTCGGCGACCGTCGCAAGGCGATGCTGGAGGACATCGCGATCCTGACGGGCGGCACGGTGGTCTCGGAGGAGAAGGGATACCGGCTCGAGAACACGACGCTGGACTACCTGGGCCGCGCCAAGCGGATCGTCATCGACAAGGACAACACGACGATCGTGGACGGGGCCGGGAGCCCGGATCAGATCAAGGCGCGGGCGAACCAGATCAAGCAGCAGATCGAGACGACGACGTCGGACTATGACCGGGAGAAGCTGCAGGAGCGTCTGGCGAAGCTCTCCGGCGGGGTGGCGGTGCTGAAGATCGGAGCCGCGACGGAGCCGGAGATGAAGGAGAAGAAGGCGCGCGTGGAGGATGCGCTGCACGCGACGCGGGCGGCGATCGAGGAAGGGATCGTGCCCGGCGGGGGTGTGGCCTACATCCGTTCGCTCCCGGTGCTGGAGGAGCTCGAGGTGGAGAACGAGGACCAGTCGATCGGGGTCTCGATCGTGCGCCGGGCGCTGGAGGAGCCGCTGCGCCAGATTGCGGCGAACGCGGGTCTGGAGGGTTCGATCGTGGTGCAGCGGGTGAAGGAAGGCGAGGGCGACTTCGGCTTCAACGCCCGCACGGAGGAGTACGGCTCGCTGCTGAAGCAGGGCGTGATCGACCCGACGAAGGTGACGCGTACGGCGCTGGAGAACGCGGCGTCGGTGGCGGGGCTGCTGCTGACGACCGAGTCCATCGTGGCCGACAAGCCGGAGAAGGAGAAGGCATCGGCCGCTCCCGACATGGGCGGCATGGGCGGGATGGACTTCTAA
- a CDS encoding SIMPL domain-containing protein, with the protein MLAVLVTPPAMAQENQSRRTVNVSGEGVLHVQPDKAIVRFGVVTRDMDPEEARRRNAEAAAAAMNAVRALGVDERKLRLETLSIQPYREFNPETRRYEEKGFEAVREVVVELEDLDRLPALIADVVRQGANRLNGVTYDLRDRAAVRNEALRMAVMNAREKAALMASALGAELGEVLHINEQSLEIPRPVFRMEAAAMAKDAGEAVPEAYASGEIEVRAMVQVAFALK; encoded by the coding sequence ATGCTGGCCGTACTGGTCACGCCGCCCGCTATGGCACAGGAAAATCAGAGCCGCCGCACCGTGAACGTCAGCGGGGAAGGCGTGCTGCATGTACAACCCGACAAGGCCATCGTCCGCTTCGGGGTGGTCACGCGCGACATGGATCCCGAGGAGGCACGGCGGCGCAATGCGGAGGCGGCCGCTGCGGCCATGAACGCCGTCCGGGCCCTGGGCGTCGACGAGCGGAAGCTCCGCCTGGAGACGCTCAGCATCCAGCCGTATCGTGAATTCAACCCGGAGACCCGGCGCTACGAGGAGAAAGGGTTCGAGGCCGTCCGGGAGGTCGTGGTGGAACTGGAAGACCTGGACCGGCTGCCGGCGTTGATCGCCGACGTCGTCCGGCAGGGGGCCAACCGGCTCAACGGGGTGACCTACGACCTGCGCGACCGCGCGGCCGTGCGGAACGAGGCGCTGCGGATGGCCGTGATGAACGCCCGCGAAAAGGCCGCGCTGATGGCCAGCGCCCTCGGCGCGGAACTGGGGGAGGTGCTGCACATCAACGAGCAGAGCCTTGAGATCCCGCGCCCGGTCTTTCGCATGGAAGCCGCGGCAATGGCCAAGGATGCGGGCGAGGCGGTGCCGGAAGCCTATGCCTCCGGCGAGATCGAGGTGCGGGCGATGGTGCAGGTTGCGTTTGCCCTGAAATAG
- a CDS encoding asparagine--tRNA ligase has protein sequence MEREPTYIEHLNRHEGETVTLKGWLYNKRASKGIFFLILRDGTGLVQCVVTQDAVDEATWQAADEATQESALEVTGTVRRDERQVGGYEVQATTVRLLHRAEDYPITPKEHGIEFLMNHRHLWLRSRRPWATLRIRNRIIMAIHRFFQERGFLQMDAPILTGNAVEGTSTLFEIDYFDRKAYLTQSGQLHGEAMAMAFGKIYTFGPTFRAEKSKTRRHLTEFWMIEPEMAFYDLDMNMQLAEDLIVHIVQTVLREARMELEVLGRDTAPLERVRPPFPRVAYDEAVEILRSDETARMIEEKIEALKEEETALKAEMEANRKRYGQAKKAEKRRIDAREIEIHRRLAEIEEDLRNLPQWAESARNFAWGNDFGGSDETVLTWHFDRPIIVHRFPAAVKAFYMKRDPEDDRLALGMDVLAPEGYGEIIGGGERATDLAFLERQVQEHNLPPEVFDWYFDLRRYGSVPHSGFGLGLERTVAWICGLAHLREAIPFPRLIDRLTP, from the coding sequence ATGGAGCGTGAGCCGACCTACATCGAACACCTGAACCGGCACGAGGGCGAGACCGTCACCCTGAAGGGCTGGCTGTATAATAAAAGGGCGTCGAAGGGCATCTTTTTCCTGATCCTGCGGGATGGCACCGGGCTGGTGCAGTGTGTGGTGACGCAGGATGCCGTGGACGAGGCCACCTGGCAGGCCGCCGACGAGGCCACGCAGGAGAGCGCCCTCGAAGTGACGGGGACCGTCCGCCGGGACGAGCGGCAGGTCGGCGGCTATGAGGTGCAGGCCACGACGGTCCGCCTGCTCCACCGGGCGGAGGACTATCCCATCACGCCGAAGGAGCACGGCATCGAGTTTCTGATGAACCACCGGCACCTCTGGCTCCGCAGCCGCCGCCCCTGGGCCACGCTCCGCATCCGCAACCGGATCATCATGGCGATCCACCGCTTCTTCCAGGAGCGCGGCTTCCTGCAGATGGACGCCCCCATCCTCACGGGCAACGCTGTCGAAGGCACCTCCACGCTGTTCGAGATCGACTACTTCGACCGCAAGGCCTACCTGACGCAGAGCGGGCAGCTCCACGGCGAGGCCATGGCGATGGCCTTCGGCAAGATCTACACGTTCGGCCCCACCTTCCGCGCCGAGAAGTCGAAGACGCGGCGGCACCTGACCGAGTTCTGGATGATCGAGCCGGAGATGGCCTTCTACGACCTCGACATGAACATGCAGCTGGCCGAGGACCTGATCGTCCACATCGTGCAGACGGTGCTGCGGGAGGCCCGGATGGAACTGGAGGTGCTCGGCCGCGACACGGCGCCGCTCGAGCGCGTGCGCCCGCCCTTCCCGCGCGTCGCCTACGACGAGGCCGTCGAGATCCTTCGCAGCGACGAGACGGCCCGCATGATCGAAGAGAAGATCGAGGCACTCAAGGAGGAAGAGACCGCGCTGAAGGCCGAGATGGAGGCCAACCGCAAGCGGTACGGTCAGGCGAAAAAGGCCGAGAAGCGCCGCATCGATGCCCGCGAGATCGAGATCCACCGCCGTCTGGCCGAGATCGAGGAGGATCTGCGCAACCTCCCGCAGTGGGCCGAGAGTGCCCGCAACTTTGCCTGGGGCAACGACTTCGGCGGCAGCGACGAGACGGTGCTCACCTGGCACTTCGACCGGCCCATCATCGTGCATCGCTTCCCCGCCGCCGTCAAGGCGTTCTACATGAAGCGCGATCCGGAGGACGACCGCCTGGCCCTTGGCATGGATGTGCTCGCGCCGGAGGGCTACGGCGAGATCATCGGGGGCGGCGAGCGGGCCACCGACCTGGCCTTCCTCGAACGACAGGTGCAGGAACACAACCTCCCGCCCGAGGTGTTCGACTGGTACTTCGACCTGCGCCGCTACGGCTCGGTGCCGCACAGCGGGTTCGGCCTAGGACTCGAACGCACGGTGGCCTGGATCTGCGGGCTGGCGCACCTGCGCGAGGCCATCCCCTTCCCGCGCCTCATCGATCGCCTCACGCCCTGA
- a CDS encoding GWxTD domain-containing protein, translated as MRYLATILRCGILVGCLSWQPATTLAQERRPVQVDVDHAAFAYDDRHALMEVYLAFAARDLTYQRAEAGYSARLPVDLALLHSTLPGLPAAPEAPVWQDSLTLQFVVPDTSALLTGQRFVHQLRTAVPPGEYTLRVIIPGDPARQRAELTLQRDVFIPDFSNPGLVGLSDLTLATAIEPSRDRENPFYKNGLVIRPNANQLFGSNLRRLFYYGEVYNLPAVLGDDASYTVLAYIAEANLPQPLPDYQQRTQRPVRHPDVLAGSFDISRLPSGSYFLRIALLNEANEALAEQARKFFVYNPGVERAGPTLVETDFENSQYAAMSEEEVSRAFAHIDLIATEQERRRMKGLRTLEARQRFLMEFWDKRDPNPNTTVNEFKDEFYQRLQYANDRYTSSLAEGWETDRGRILIKYGLPTNIEPHLFDRGVAPHEIWVYNNIPGEGQAQFIFADRNGFGQFELIHSTVAGERRLANWQEELRRQ; from the coding sequence ATGAGATACCTTGCTACGATACTCCGGTGTGGCATCCTGGTCGGCTGCCTGAGCTGGCAACCTGCCACGACCCTGGCGCAGGAGCGGCGGCCCGTGCAGGTGGACGTCGACCACGCGGCCTTTGCCTACGACGACCGCCATGCGCTGATGGAAGTTTACCTGGCCTTTGCGGCACGCGACCTGACGTATCAGAGGGCGGAGGCCGGCTACAGCGCCCGGCTTCCGGTGGACCTCGCCTTGCTGCACAGTACCCTGCCCGGCCTGCCCGCCGCACCGGAAGCGCCCGTGTGGCAGGATTCTCTGACCCTGCAGTTCGTCGTGCCGGATACGAGCGCCCTCCTCACCGGCCAGCGCTTCGTGCACCAGCTCCGCACGGCGGTCCCACCCGGCGAATACACCCTGCGCGTCATCATCCCCGGCGACCCCGCCCGGCAGCGCGCCGAACTCACGCTGCAACGGGACGTCTTCATCCCCGACTTCTCGAACCCCGGCCTGGTCGGCCTCTCGGACCTGACCCTCGCTACCGCCATCGAACCCAGCCGGGACCGGGAAAACCCCTTCTACAAGAACGGCCTCGTCATCCGGCCCAATGCCAATCAACTCTTCGGCAGCAACCTCCGCCGGCTCTTCTATTACGGCGAGGTCTATAACCTGCCGGCCGTCCTCGGCGACGACGCCTCGTACACGGTGCTGGCCTACATCGCCGAGGCCAACCTGCCGCAGCCGCTGCCGGACTACCAGCAGCGCACACAGCGCCCGGTGCGCCATCCGGACGTGCTCGCCGGCTCCTTCGACATCAGCCGGCTGCCCAGCGGCTCGTACTTCCTCCGCATTGCCCTGCTCAACGAGGCCAATGAAGCCCTCGCCGAGCAGGCCCGCAAGTTTTTCGTCTACAATCCGGGCGTGGAGCGGGCCGGCCCCACCCTGGTGGAGACGGATTTCGAGAACAGCCAGTACGCGGCCATGAGCGAAGAGGAGGTCAGCCGTGCCTTCGCACACATCGACCTCATCGCGACCGAGCAGGAGCGCCGGCGTATGAAGGGCCTCCGAACACTGGAAGCCCGCCAGCGCTTTTTGATGGAGTTCTGGGACAAACGCGATCCCAACCCGAACACCACGGTCAACGAGTTCAAGGACGAGTTCTACCAGCGCCTCCAGTACGCCAACGACCGCTACACCTCCAGCCTGGCCGAAGGCTGGGAAACGGACCGCGGGCGCATCCTGATCAAATACGGCCTCCCCACCAACATCGAACCCCACCTGTTCGACCGGGGCGTCGCCCCGCACGAGATCTGGGTCTATAACAACATCCCCGGCGAAGGACAGGCGCAGTTCATCTTTGCCGACCGGAACGGCTTCGGGCAGTTCGAGCTGATTCATTCGACGGTCGCCGGGGAACGCCGGCTGGCCAACTGGCAGGAGGAACTCCGGCGGCAATGA